The Nitrogeniibacter aestuarii genome has a window encoding:
- a CDS encoding type 1 periplasmic-binding domain-containing protein produces the protein MKLAMSIAALIIAALVLPIFFIPDSADMSKRLELLPWNIETRDDGHARVMGITLGQTPLEEARQLYGPDMDVAIVTAPDEPGAIEAYVASARAGYITGKLVIVVDATPEMVAAMRERAKKTEYMESTTRKATPLPADLATIFSLPVRSLAFIPTINLDQDAIAERFGPAAERIQTNDHQTHLLYPEKGLDVILDTKGKELLQYVSPKDFAVLTAPLHARRETPEAAQ, from the coding sequence ATGAAACTCGCGATGTCCATCGCCGCCCTGATCATTGCGGCTCTGGTACTCCCCATCTTTTTCATTCCAGACAGCGCCGACATGAGCAAGCGGCTGGAACTGCTTCCATGGAATATCGAAACGCGTGACGATGGCCATGCACGGGTGATGGGAATCACGCTGGGGCAAACGCCGCTCGAAGAGGCACGCCAGCTCTATGGTCCCGACATGGACGTGGCCATCGTTACGGCGCCTGACGAACCCGGCGCCATCGAAGCCTATGTGGCCAGTGCCAGGGCGGGCTACATCACGGGCAAACTCGTGATCGTGGTCGATGCGACACCTGAGATGGTGGCGGCGATGCGTGAACGCGCCAAGAAAACCGAGTACATGGAATCGACCACCCGGAAAGCAACACCGCTGCCCGCCGATCTGGCCACCATCTTCTCGTTGCCGGTGCGCTCTCTGGCCTTCATTCCGACCATAAATCTCGACCAGGACGCCATCGCCGAGCGCTTTGGCCCCGCCGCCGAGCGTATCCAGACCAATGATCACCAGACCCACCTGCTCTACCCGGAGAAGGGTCTCGACGTCATTCTCGACACCAAGGGCAAGGAGCTGCTGCAATACGTTTCGCCCAAGGATTTCGCGGTACTGACCGCCCCCCTCCATGCGCGTCGGGAAACACCCGAAGCCGCTCAGTAA
- the yaaA gene encoding peroxide stress protein YaaA — MLFVISPAKSLDYDTPAPTDKATQPAFLDQSAELVERMRQFAPAQLGKLMKISDKLAALNVARFEEWSRPFNRKNAKACVFAFNGDVYDGLDAGSLDEDGIAYTQEHLRILSGLYGVLKPLDLMQAYRLEMGTRVDNAKGKNLYEFWGSTPTDALNKVLSDHTPPVLVNLASEEYFKVVKPAELKARIVTPVFEDWKNGQYKIISFHAKRARGLMVRYAIDRKARTVDELKDFDVDGYQFDNGASDGDRWVFRRKSA, encoded by the coding sequence ATGCTGTTCGTGATTTCACCTGCCAAATCGCTTGACTACGACACCCCCGCGCCCACGGACAAGGCCACTCAACCTGCGTTTCTCGATCAGTCGGCCGAACTGGTCGAGAGGATGCGCCAGTTCGCCCCCGCACAGCTGGGCAAGTTGATGAAGATTTCCGACAAACTCGCGGCCTTGAACGTTGCCCGGTTCGAGGAATGGTCGCGTCCGTTCAACAGGAAAAATGCCAAAGCCTGCGTGTTTGCCTTCAATGGTGATGTCTATGACGGGCTCGACGCCGGGTCGCTGGACGAAGACGGAATTGCCTATACCCAGGAGCACTTGCGCATCCTGTCGGGACTGTATGGTGTGCTCAAGCCGCTGGACCTGATGCAGGCGTACCGCCTCGAAATGGGGACCCGCGTCGATAATGCGAAGGGGAAGAACCTCTACGAGTTCTGGGGTTCGACGCCCACTGATGCGCTCAACAAGGTGTTGAGCGATCACACGCCACCCGTGCTGGTCAATCTGGCTTCGGAAGAGTACTTCAAGGTCGTCAAGCCTGCGGAACTCAAGGCTCGTATCGTCACCCCGGTGTTCGAAGACTGGAAGAACGGGCAATACAAGATCATCAGTTTCCACGCCAAGCGGGCGCGGGGTCTGATGGTTCGCTATGCGATTGACCGCAAGGCCCGCACCGTCGATGAACTGAAGGATTTCGATGTCGACGGCTACCAGTTCGACAACGGCGCATCGGACGGCGATCGCTGGGTGTTTCGACGGAAATCCGCCTGA
- a CDS encoding class I SAM-dependent rRNA methyltransferase, with protein MPYTASLSDLLANALAHRSTLLSQLELEQTDCYRLFHGSVEGVAGLTIDRYGDLILVQSFHKPLTDEILTIIRRFYADVHPRFDLIYNDRSARNSRITNPLPDDQVAAASMPRVALETGVAFRIQARHSGQDPWLFLDLRAARRRVTQLASGRSVLNLFACTCGVGIAAAHAGATFVMNVDFAQSSLDVGKENAKLNALGIRPRFIQSDVFPAIRQLSGLGQAQRVRGRRLPPFPTLEARQFDLVFLDPPRYAKSAFGVVDLINDYPALFKPSLLATRPGGTLMCCNNVAQVEGTAWLAQLERSAAKAGRPIRDAQWIRPDADFPSFDDNPPLKVLELSV; from the coding sequence TTGCCTTATACCGCTTCCCTGTCCGACCTCCTCGCCAACGCCTTGGCACATCGCAGCACGTTGCTCAGCCAGCTCGAGCTGGAACAGACTGACTGCTACCGTCTTTTTCACGGTAGCGTCGAAGGCGTCGCTGGACTGACCATCGACCGCTATGGCGATCTGATCCTGGTTCAGAGCTTTCACAAGCCCCTGACTGACGAAATCCTGACGATCATTCGCCGTTTCTACGCCGATGTGCACCCAAGGTTCGACCTCATCTACAACGACCGCTCGGCGAGAAATTCACGCATCACCAACCCCTTGCCGGATGACCAGGTCGCCGCCGCTTCAATGCCCAGAGTCGCCCTCGAAACAGGGGTCGCCTTTCGCATCCAGGCCCGCCACAGCGGCCAGGACCCATGGCTCTTTCTCGACCTGCGTGCAGCACGCCGTCGCGTCACGCAACTGGCCTCCGGGCGCAGCGTACTGAATCTGTTTGCCTGTACCTGTGGCGTCGGTATCGCCGCCGCGCACGCGGGTGCAACGTTTGTCATGAACGTGGATTTCGCGCAATCGAGCCTCGATGTGGGCAAGGAAAACGCCAAGCTCAACGCCTTGGGCATTCGCCCGCGATTCATCCAGAGTGACGTATTTCCGGCCATCCGCCAGCTGTCCGGGCTCGGGCAGGCCCAACGTGTCCGCGGGCGGCGCTTGCCGCCCTTTCCGACACTGGAGGCTCGACAGTTTGATCTGGTTTTCCTCGATCCACCCCGGTACGCCAAGAGTGCCTTTGGTGTGGTGGATCTGATCAACGACTATCCCGCCCTGTTCAAGCCCTCGCTGCTGGCGACGCGGCCGGGCGGCACGCTGATGTGCTGCAACAATGTGGCACAGGTCGAAGGCACTGCCTGGCTCGCTCAGCTGGAACGCAGTGCAGCCAAGGCAGGCCGACCGATCCGGGACGCCCAGTGGATTCGCCCCGATGCCGACTTCCCCAGCTTTGACGATAACCCGCCCCTCAAGGTACTTGAGCTGAGCGTCTGA
- a CDS encoding M14 family metallopeptidase, translating to MKISHGFDSGSIDVVDASDPSHVRLRLKPDNASTFCQWFHFRVHGAAGQPLKMVFENAAEAAYPDGWPDYRAVASYDRKHWFRVNGTRYDAGQLVIEHTPERNSIYYAYFEPYSHERHLDLLGRVELSPYAEVCSLGATLQGREVDMVRVGRVRDDRVPVWIIARQHPGESMAEWFVEGLLDRLLDAADPVARRIRERACVNVVPSMNPDGASLGNLRTNAAGANLNREWMNPSVARSPEVYWVRNAMEAHGCELFLDIHGDESLPYVFTDGAGMIPGFPAGTLAQEAAFLDVFAAASPDFQREHGYSPDRFGEEMLTLASKWVAHRFGCVSLTLEMPFKDNALMPDGQVGWNGARSKRLGAAMLQPILAHLEAVKR from the coding sequence ATCAAGATCAGTCACGGCTTCGACAGCGGCAGCATCGATGTGGTGGACGCAAGTGATCCGTCGCATGTGCGCTTGCGCTTGAAGCCGGACAACGCCTCAACGTTCTGCCAGTGGTTTCACTTCCGCGTTCATGGTGCGGCCGGTCAGCCCTTGAAAATGGTGTTCGAGAACGCCGCCGAGGCCGCCTATCCGGACGGCTGGCCAGATTATCGCGCCGTCGCTTCCTATGATCGCAAGCACTGGTTTCGGGTCAACGGCACTCGGTATGACGCGGGGCAGCTGGTGATCGAACACACGCCTGAGCGCAACAGCATCTACTACGCCTACTTCGAGCCTTACTCGCATGAGCGGCACCTCGATCTGCTCGGGCGTGTCGAGTTGTCTCCGTATGCCGAGGTGTGCTCGCTGGGGGCAACGCTGCAGGGACGTGAAGTCGATATGGTGCGCGTCGGGCGCGTGCGGGATGACCGGGTACCGGTCTGGATCATTGCCCGTCAGCACCCCGGGGAATCCATGGCGGAGTGGTTCGTCGAGGGGTTGCTCGATCGCTTGCTTGACGCGGCCGACCCGGTGGCGCGGCGCATTCGCGAGCGCGCATGCGTGAACGTCGTGCCGAGCATGAATCCGGACGGCGCCAGCCTCGGCAATCTGCGCACCAACGCGGCCGGCGCCAACCTCAATCGAGAATGGATGAACCCGAGTGTGGCGCGCAGCCCCGAGGTGTATTGGGTGCGCAATGCCATGGAAGCCCACGGTTGCGAGCTATTCCTCGACATCCATGGTGACGAGTCCTTGCCTTACGTTTTTACGGATGGTGCCGGGATGATTCCAGGCTTCCCCGCCGGGACACTCGCTCAGGAGGCAGCCTTTCTCGATGTGTTTGCGGCAGCGAGCCCCGATTTTCAGCGAGAGCACGGCTACTCACCCGATCGTTTTGGCGAAGAAATGCTGACGCTGGCGTCCAAGTGGGTGGCGCACCGGTTCGGCTGCGTATCGCTGACCCTCGAAATGCCCTTCAAGGACAACGCATTGATGCCGGACGGTCAGGTCGGATGGAATGGCGCGCGCAGCAAGCGGCTGGGCGCCGCCATGCTGCAGCCCATTTTGGCGCATCTGGAAGCAGTCAAACGCTGA
- a CDS encoding NADPH-dependent oxidoreductase, whose translation MSEFEGKYRARYGEASMDVGASQNAIIEQLLTHKSVRAYTDTPVTDAQLDAMIAAAQSAASSSNLQAWSVVAVRDQATRDALAECAGGQAHVRKAPLQLVWLADLARLESLAKQLDRPHEALDYTEMFLVGVIDAALAAQNAVVAAESLGLSTVYIGGMRNKPEAVAELLGLPPKVVAVFGMCVGIEDVSKPASVKPRPPQAVVLHKERYDLDGQAAAIERYNAAMARFYTAQQMHVKGTWAVHSSKRIAGPETLSGRDRLVEALRNRGFGLK comes from the coding sequence ATGAGTGAATTCGAGGGCAAATACCGGGCGCGGTACGGTGAAGCGAGCATGGATGTTGGTGCGAGCCAGAACGCGATCATTGAACAGCTGCTGACGCACAAATCCGTTCGGGCATACACCGATACGCCAGTTACCGACGCCCAGCTCGACGCCATGATCGCCGCGGCCCAGTCGGCGGCCAGTTCATCCAACCTGCAGGCATGGAGTGTGGTTGCCGTACGCGACCAGGCCACACGCGACGCGCTCGCCGAGTGCGCCGGCGGGCAGGCACATGTGCGCAAGGCGCCTCTTCAGCTGGTGTGGCTTGCCGACCTGGCCCGGCTCGAATCCTTGGCAAAACAACTGGACCGCCCCCATGAGGCGCTCGATTACACCGAGATGTTTCTGGTGGGGGTGATCGATGCCGCACTGGCGGCGCAGAACGCCGTGGTCGCCGCCGAATCGCTGGGGCTGTCAACGGTCTACATCGGTGGCATGCGCAACAAGCCCGAAGCCGTGGCTGAACTGCTGGGGCTGCCGCCGAAGGTGGTGGCGGTGTTCGGTATGTGTGTGGGCATCGAAGACGTTTCGAAACCGGCCAGCGTCAAGCCGCGTCCGCCGCAGGCCGTGGTGCTCCACAAGGAGCGATACGATCTGGACGGCCAGGCCGCCGCGATCGAACGCTATAACGCGGCAATGGCCCGCTTCTACACAGCCCAGCAGATGCATGTGAAAGGCACTTGGGCCGTGCATTCAAGCAAACGGATTGCGGGTCCCGAAACGCTTTCGGGGCGTGATCGACTGGTCGAGGCGTTGCGCAACCGAGGCTTCGGGCTGAAATAA
- a CDS encoding restriction endonuclease, with amino-acid sequence MSYAAQAPSDRTMLGWKAMLWLAILFGVIGLYAIPQLLGGSSGTEPAVLMAQIVGGGAAVILGAYAAGLLVRGAPAPREEFDGMASLTELRLSEVPPTTHSAPTQFDEAGEGALDTVLSDEPLPVIPQVRPVQRSWTLDLLQSLEWRRFEQLCTSYYRAKDIQHVAIPLAANGGMDIYLFQDKERVRRATAVVHVRTRGPLATGVQGVRELLGVMSHERIERAFFMTNGVFTPEAKVLGHHHKIVLVDARVLLAMIQRLPEDQQAQLLEEATVGDFESPTCPICGSKMVHANGTHGDYWGCSSYPKCNWIAPIAPRAAA; translated from the coding sequence ATGAGTTACGCCGCGCAAGCCCCGAGTGACAGGACGATGCTGGGATGGAAGGCCATGCTCTGGCTGGCCATTCTGTTTGGCGTCATCGGGCTCTACGCCATTCCGCAATTGCTGGGTGGATCGAGCGGTACCGAGCCGGCGGTTCTCATGGCGCAGATCGTCGGCGGTGGTGCGGCGGTGATTCTCGGGGCGTATGCGGCAGGTCTGCTGGTGCGCGGGGCGCCCGCGCCGCGCGAAGAATTCGACGGGATGGCCTCGCTGACCGAGCTTCGCCTGTCAGAGGTGCCGCCAACGACACATTCGGCGCCCACCCAGTTCGATGAGGCCGGCGAGGGTGCGCTCGATACGGTCCTGTCGGATGAGCCGCTACCCGTCATCCCCCAGGTGAGGCCGGTGCAGCGCTCATGGACGCTGGATCTGCTCCAGTCGCTCGAATGGCGCCGGTTCGAGCAGCTGTGCACCAGCTACTATCGCGCCAAGGACATCCAGCATGTGGCCATTCCGTTGGCGGCCAACGGTGGCATGGACATCTACCTGTTCCAGGACAAGGAGCGCGTACGTCGAGCAACGGCCGTGGTGCATGTGCGCACACGCGGTCCGCTGGCGACTGGCGTGCAGGGCGTGCGCGAATTGCTTGGGGTGATGTCCCACGAGCGCATCGAGCGCGCGTTCTTCATGACCAATGGGGTGTTCACCCCCGAGGCCAAAGTGCTGGGGCATCATCACAAGATCGTGCTCGTCGACGCACGGGTCCTGCTGGCCATGATTCAGCGCCTGCCGGAGGACCAGCAAGCTCAACTGCTCGAGGAGGCGACCGTGGGTGACTTCGAGTCGCCCACCTGTCCCATCTGCGGATCGAAAATGGTCCATGCCAATGGCACCCATGGCGACTACTGGGGGTGCTCCAGCTACCCGAAGTGCAACTGGATTGCCCCCATTGCGCCGCGTGCCGCGGCGTGA
- a CDS encoding SlyX family protein, giving the protein MDAEDQLDELNRTVFRQQQRIERLERELAALKSMVMSRMPEQQRRLEDEIPPHY; this is encoded by the coding sequence ATGGATGCAGAGGATCAACTGGATGAATTGAACCGCACGGTATTCAGGCAGCAGCAACGCATCGAACGGCTCGAGCGGGAGCTGGCCGCGCTCAAATCCATGGTCATGTCACGAATGCCCGAACAGCAGCGGCGCCTTGAGGACGAAATTCCGCCTCATTACTGA
- a CDS encoding DUF805 domain-containing protein — protein MKTFKLVFSGDILPGHEPERVKTQLAAMLKVPPEKSARLFSGKDVILKTGLDETRVDAYRRKLATMGVGVRAVAETAPESAVKTEASALVSRPADSAPAASTMALSPVAHETTDAAASPLQVEPVSEPVPETQCPECGHTQPKRTLCVQCGADMPRIRAAQAAAAEEARRPPVPGRGIQEPESDTSQEVERPGYLGLSFEGRFGRRSYFVGNFLVMLVVALLGFASALAGGGIGFLLMIPAIIVGFILILRVSVLRFHDFNWSGWWSLLLFVPGVGAVASLLLLFMPGSTSSNDYGYRPSPTPWLHAGLLILAMVVATAMMLPVAHKSYATYVERAQQAQSAVR, from the coding sequence ATGAAAACTTTCAAACTCGTTTTTTCAGGTGACATTCTGCCCGGTCACGAGCCCGAGCGGGTCAAAACGCAACTGGCCGCCATGCTCAAGGTGCCGCCTGAAAAATCAGCGCGACTTTTCTCAGGGAAGGATGTCATTCTCAAGACCGGCCTGGACGAAACACGCGTCGACGCCTATCGGCGAAAACTCGCCACGATGGGCGTGGGTGTCCGGGCGGTTGCCGAAACGGCACCTGAAAGCGCGGTCAAGACAGAAGCAAGCGCTCTCGTATCCCGTCCGGCTGACTCGGCCCCTGCAGCATCAACCATGGCGCTGTCGCCTGTGGCGCACGAGACGACGGACGCCGCCGCGTCTCCGCTTCAAGTCGAGCCGGTCAGTGAGCCCGTTCCTGAAACCCAGTGCCCGGAATGCGGCCACACCCAACCCAAGCGCACCCTGTGCGTGCAGTGCGGTGCCGACATGCCGCGCATTCGAGCCGCCCAGGCAGCTGCTGCTGAAGAAGCACGTCGGCCGCCTGTCCCCGGCCGTGGTATCCAAGAACCGGAATCGGACACCTCCCAGGAAGTCGAACGCCCCGGCTACCTTGGCTTGAGTTTCGAAGGTCGATTCGGCCGCCGCAGCTACTTCGTGGGCAACTTCCTCGTCATGCTGGTCGTCGCTCTACTGGGTTTTGCAAGCGCTCTCGCCGGAGGCGGCATCGGCTTTCTGCTCATGATCCCGGCGATCATCGTCGGGTTCATACTGATCCTGCGCGTCTCGGTACTGCGCTTTCACGATTTCAACTGGAGTGGTTGGTGGTCACTGCTGTTGTTCGTCCCCGGCGTCGGCGCCGTTGCCAGTCTGCTGTTGCTGTTCATGCCGGGCTCGACGAGCTCGAATGATTATGGCTACCGCCCATCGCCGACCCCATGGTTACACGCGGGTCTGCTCATCCTCGCAATGGTGGTGGCCACCGCCATGATGCTGCCGGTTGCCCACAAGTCTTACGCCACATACGTCGAGCGCGCCCAACAGGCGCAGTCCGCCGTACGCTGA
- a CDS encoding PQQ-dependent sugar dehydrogenase, whose protein sequence is MIVTLVAGLAGMARAEPALEVSEVARGLDVPWSLAFLPGGDMLVTERPGRMRIVTTTGEVSASLAGLPDVHAQGQGGLLGVSLSPTFGTDSLIYFAFAQPTESGARTAVARARLDREAMRLDEVTVIFAQNEDPPGGGHFGGRLAFAPDGTLFVTLGDRYAYREHAQYPKSHLGKIVRIKPDGSVPSDNPFATADGFAREIWSWGHRNVQGAAIHPQSGKLWAHEHGPQGGDEVNIPAPGRNHGWPDITYGREYVTGFRIGEGEVRDDVVLPVHYWVPSIAPSGMAFYTGDVFPEWQGDLFVGSLKFGVLVRLDVEGERVVKEERLLDGVTQRIRDVVNGPDGAIYLLDEGGGRVLRVSRKGA, encoded by the coding sequence ATGATTGTCACACTCGTTGCCGGCCTGGCAGGAATGGCGCGAGCCGAGCCGGCCCTGGAGGTGAGTGAAGTCGCTCGTGGCCTTGATGTGCCGTGGTCGCTGGCGTTTCTCCCCGGGGGCGACATGCTGGTGACCGAGCGCCCCGGCCGGATGCGTATCGTCACTACCACCGGGGAGGTCAGTGCATCGCTCGCGGGCCTGCCCGACGTGCACGCGCAAGGGCAGGGGGGCTTGCTGGGCGTCTCCTTGAGTCCGACCTTCGGTACCGACTCACTCATCTATTTTGCATTCGCCCAGCCAACTGAATCTGGCGCGCGTACCGCGGTGGCGCGCGCACGCCTCGATCGGGAGGCGATGCGCCTGGACGAGGTGACGGTGATCTTCGCGCAGAACGAAGATCCACCGGGGGGCGGACACTTCGGCGGGCGCCTGGCCTTTGCCCCCGACGGCACATTGTTCGTCACGCTCGGTGATCGCTACGCCTACCGTGAGCATGCTCAGTATCCCAAGTCGCACCTGGGCAAGATTGTGCGTATCAAACCGGACGGCTCGGTCCCGTCCGACAACCCGTTTGCAACGGCTGACGGTTTTGCCCGCGAAATCTGGTCATGGGGGCATCGCAACGTGCAAGGCGCGGCAATTCATCCTCAATCCGGAAAACTGTGGGCGCACGAGCACGGGCCGCAAGGTGGCGATGAGGTCAACATACCGGCGCCGGGGCGCAATCATGGCTGGCCGGATATCACCTACGGGCGTGAGTACGTGACCGGGTTCCGTATCGGTGAAGGTGAAGTGCGCGACGACGTCGTGCTGCCGGTGCATTACTGGGTGCCTTCGATCGCGCCGTCGGGCATGGCGTTCTACACCGGCGACGTGTTTCCCGAATGGCAGGGCGATCTGTTTGTCGGCTCGCTCAAGTTCGGCGTGCTGGTGCGCCTCGACGTGGAGGGCGAGCGCGTCGTCAAGGAAGAGCGCCTGCTCGACGGGGTCACCCAACGTATCCGCGACGTGGTCAATGGACCCGATGGGGCCATCTACCTGCTCGACGAGGGCGGCGGCCGGGTTTTGCGCGTCAGTCGCAAAGGCGCCTGA
- a CDS encoding GspE/PulE family protein, which yields MKTETRTLSVESLLDRLLEAGQITKADRDEAATTLRMRGRSELHPLAAVGERRLKRAVPPHDTLNVEAVTEWLAGEVDMPYFHIDPLKIDVTAVCNVVSHAYATRFRILPVAVHADEVTIATSEPYDAEWQDVLEQALRIRIKRVLANPTDIIRYLAEFYSLSRSLKQALDQHEGMQSGIGNFEQLVKLGSNKSLDANDQAVIHIVDWLLQYAFDQRASDIHIEPRREVCNVRFRIDGVMHLVYQTPVPVMAAITNRIKLMGRMDVVEKRRPQDGRIKTQSSSGEEIELRLSTMPTAFGEKLVLRIFNPDVLLKSFGDLGFSREEEGRWRRLFEQPNGIILVTGPTGSGKTTTLYSTLKELAKPEINVCTVEDPIEMVYPHLNQMQVQPNIGLDFASGVRTLLRQDPDVIMVGEIRDLETAQMAIQAALTGHLVLSTLHTNDAPSALTRLMDLGVPPYLIRSTLLGVLAQRLVRTLCPHCKKPTEIDAGDWKDLLTPWNSSVPQHAHRPEGCLECRMTGFQGRVGLYEMMVMNSDLRERVRPDMDGTQFRTVAVKEGMQPLRLAGARHIAAGMTTLEEVARATPPASGEASD from the coding sequence ATGAAGACCGAAACCAGAACGCTGAGTGTTGAATCCCTGCTGGACCGTCTGCTCGAGGCCGGCCAGATCACCAAGGCGGATCGCGACGAGGCCGCGACAACCCTGCGTATGCGCGGACGGAGCGAGTTGCATCCGCTGGCTGCCGTGGGCGAACGGCGCCTCAAACGCGCGGTACCGCCGCACGACACCTTGAATGTGGAAGCAGTCACCGAATGGCTGGCGGGCGAAGTCGACATGCCCTACTTCCACATCGATCCACTCAAGATCGATGTCACCGCCGTGTGCAACGTGGTCTCCCACGCTTACGCCACCCGTTTTCGCATCCTGCCGGTGGCAGTGCATGCCGACGAAGTGACCATCGCCACCTCGGAGCCGTACGACGCCGAGTGGCAGGACGTGCTGGAACAGGCCTTGCGGATCCGTATCAAGCGCGTGCTCGCCAACCCGACCGACATCATTCGCTATCTGGCGGAGTTCTACAGCCTCTCGCGCTCACTCAAGCAGGCGCTGGACCAGCACGAGGGCATGCAATCGGGCATTGGCAACTTCGAGCAGCTCGTCAAACTCGGTTCCAACAAGTCGCTCGACGCCAACGATCAGGCCGTCATCCACATCGTCGATTGGCTGCTGCAGTACGCCTTCGACCAGCGCGCCAGTGACATTCACATCGAACCGCGCCGCGAAGTATGCAATGTGCGCTTTCGCATCGATGGCGTGATGCATCTGGTGTATCAGACACCCGTTCCTGTCATGGCCGCGATCACCAACCGCATCAAACTCATGGGCCGTATGGATGTGGTGGAAAAGCGCCGCCCCCAGGACGGGCGCATCAAGACCCAGTCATCGAGCGGCGAGGAGATCGAACTTCGCTTGTCGACCATGCCGACTGCCTTCGGTGAAAAGCTGGTGCTCCGGATTTTCAATCCGGACGTGTTGCTCAAATCCTTCGGCGACCTGGGCTTTTCACGGGAAGAAGAAGGCCGCTGGCGCCGGCTCTTCGAGCAACCCAACGGGATCATCCTGGTGACGGGCCCCACTGGTTCGGGCAAGACCACAACGCTCTATTCGACACTCAAGGAGCTGGCCAAACCTGAAATCAACGTGTGCACTGTCGAAGATCCGATCGAGATGGTGTATCCGCACCTGAACCAGATGCAGGTACAGCCCAACATCGGGCTCGATTTTGCCTCCGGCGTGCGCACCCTCCTCCGCCAGGACCCGGACGTGATCATGGTGGGCGAGATCCGTGACCTGGAAACCGCGCAGATGGCCATCCAGGCCGCGCTGACCGGGCACCTGGTACTTTCCACCCTGCACACCAACGATGCGCCGTCCGCGCTCACACGACTGATGGATCTTGGTGTGCCCCCCTACCTCATCCGCTCAACGCTGCTGGGTGTGCTCGCGCAGCGTCTGGTACGCACCCTGTGCCCCCACTGCAAGAAACCCACCGAGATCGACGCCGGCGACTGGAAGGATCTGCTGACGCCCTGGAACTCCAGCGTGCCGCAGCACGCACATCGCCCGGAAGGGTGTCTTGAATGCCGGATGACCGGCTTCCAGGGTCGGGTAGGCCTCTACGAGATGATGGTCATGAACAGCGATTTGCGCGAACGGGTACGCCCCGACATGGACGGCACCCAGTTTCGCACGGTCGCCGTCAAGGAGGGCATGCAACCGCTCAGACTCGCCGGCGCCCGACACATCGCCGCGGGCATGACCACACTGGAAGAAGTCGCCCGGGCGACGCCGCCGGCCTCGGGTGAAGCAAGCGACTGA
- a CDS encoding CreA family protein, translating to MKHLFIALGLLCALAATSHAEEIGSVNTEWKLTGSHKLVVEAFDDPKVEGVACFVGKPERGGIAGAFGVAEEVSDVSIACRQVGPIRFKESVPLQEDAFSERRSIIFKTLHVVRMVDRKRNTLVYLTYTDKIISGSAKNSVTAVTVDRATPIPVKD from the coding sequence ATGAAACATCTTTTTATTGCTCTTGGTCTTCTGTGCGCGCTGGCCGCGACGAGCCACGCCGAGGAGATCGGCTCGGTGAATACCGAATGGAAGCTCACCGGCTCCCACAAGCTGGTGGTCGAGGCCTTCGATGATCCGAAAGTCGAAGGTGTGGCGTGCTTTGTGGGCAAGCCCGAGCGCGGCGGAATCGCGGGCGCCTTTGGCGTGGCCGAGGAGGTCTCGGATGTGTCGATTGCCTGTCGCCAGGTCGGGCCGATCCGCTTCAAGGAGTCAGTGCCCCTGCAGGAAGACGCGTTCAGCGAACGACGCTCGATCATCTTCAAGACGCTCCATGTGGTTCGCATGGTCGATCGCAAGCGCAACACGCTCGTATATCTCACCTACACCGACAAGATCATCAGTGGCAGCGCCAAGAATTCGGTCACTGCCGTGACGGTCGATCGCGCCACGCCGATTCCGGTCAAGGATTGA